One region of Christensenellaceae bacterium genomic DNA includes:
- a CDS encoding CPBP family intramembrane metalloprotease encodes MKVRSKLFTANLIYFIILCLFVGMRIFSAFVDTRSLDPFLEEALFDIVLQIGILFLLPLFLYSILRKQKVGQTFKEFKFRRIGFIAILIAIGMGILCYFLNVAVASVGQGILGLFGYEGVPTLGSGRNSVISSTSVWALLINLGLIAVLPAIGEETTHRGLLLGGMSTMGFKRAIILSSLMFGLIHLNVDQTLFAFVLGALMAFSVVVSGSIIPAMIIHFINNGINVYLSHAEGAGWIGGEWWSVAQDWMTNTGLYTLFFISLAVLVALVAGLLGLYWLLFRQTRLKRVNKIFKNAVLNTEDSDKLDKVNKNKAMPLGAEHMKNIQVLNQMLAKYNVSTQDLVFGDQFKYEKPTKWDNLFFWASLALGSVVTVFTFVWGWL; translated from the coding sequence ATGAAAGTAAGAAGCAAGTTATTTACGGCCAACTTAATATATTTTATAATCCTTTGCCTGTTTGTAGGTATGAGGATATTCAGTGCTTTTGTGGATACACGCTCGTTGGATCCATTTTTGGAAGAAGCTCTTTTTGATATTGTATTGCAGATAGGCATATTATTTTTGTTGCCGCTGTTTTTATATTCAATTTTGCGAAAGCAAAAGGTAGGTCAGACATTTAAGGAGTTTAAGTTTAGAAGGATAGGCTTTATTGCTATACTTATTGCTATCGGCATGGGCATATTATGCTATTTTCTGAATGTGGCGGTGGCTTCGGTTGGGCAAGGGATTTTGGGCCTTTTTGGTTATGAAGGCGTTCCGACGCTGGGGAGCGGGCGCAACAGTGTGATTTCAAGTACCTCGGTGTGGGCGTTGCTGATAAATCTGGGATTGATAGCAGTTCTGCCTGCCATTGGTGAAGAAACTACACACAGGGGACTTCTGCTGGGCGGCATGAGTACTATGGGCTTTAAGAGAGCGATAATATTGTCATCTCTCATGTTCGGGCTTATTCATCTCAATGTTGACCAGACACTTTTTGCGTTTGTTTTGGGTGCCCTTATGGCTTTCAGCGTGGTTGTCAGCGGAAGTATAATTCCCGCTATGATAATACACTTTATTAACAACGGCATAAATGTATATCTTTCGCATGCTGAGGGAGCCGGATGGATTGGAGGCGAATGGTGGTCTGTAGCTCAGGATTGGATGACAAATACCGGTCTTTATACGCTGTTCTTTATAAGCCTTGCAGTTCTCGTTGCGCTTGTTGCGGGCCTATTGGGGTTATATTGGTTGTTGTTTAGGCAAACACGGCTTAAGCGTGTCAATAAGATATTTAAAAATGCTGTGCTCAACACCGAGGATAGCGACAAACTGGATAAGGTCAATAAAAACAAGGCTATGCCGCTTGGGGCAGAGCATATGAAAAATATTCAGGTGCTCAACCAGATGCTTGCTAAGTATAATGTTTCAACGCAGGACCTGGTTTTTGGCGATCAATTTAAGTATGAAAAAC
- a CDS encoding CPBP family intramembrane metalloprotease encodes MTQFRSFYKLNDSSMMYGVTIGVSLVFSFFLGFILVGFGVDILNIPEWLSYILNAVLYLLFLGAFLIYSKIGKIDIIKANEFNKKINFGIVGICVAISVICILFFNSFIGLVDSGLEYIKPSSTITLSGAWWAVIGAIITMTVMPAIIEEFIFRGVIFKGLLSRFKPAAAIVLSALMFALFHFEIHQFVYQFILGIVFACIVYYTGSIVYSMIVHFFNNFIVIMAVYFSPLLSNIEEMLPTDVWSAVDIVLAIGLALVGAGIIIGLIIAIKKLSKSKSVTESAPETVSISDGTSDLSGEKVADGLAESSVKTAQPETVRQQHNTTGFVVVMVVVGLLWILFAVV; translated from the coding sequence ATGACACAGTTCAGGTCATTTTATAAGCTTAATGACAGCAGTATGATGTATGGTGTAACCATAGGGGTTTCGCTTGTTTTTAGTTTTTTTCTGGGTTTTATTCTCGTAGGCTTTGGAGTTGATATTTTAAACATTCCGGAGTGGCTGAGTTACATACTTAATGCTGTGCTTTATTTATTGTTTTTGGGTGCTTTTTTGATTTATAGCAAAATCGGCAAGATAGATATCATAAAAGCAAATGAGTTTAATAAAAAGATAAATTTTGGGATAGTAGGTATTTGTGTTGCTATAAGTGTTATTTGTATATTGTTCTTCAATTCCTTTATAGGGCTTGTAGACAGCGGCCTTGAGTATATCAAGCCTTCGTCAACAATAACTTTGAGCGGTGCTTGGTGGGCGGTTATCGGTGCAATTATTACTATGACTGTTATGCCGGCAATTATTGAGGAGTTTATTTTCAGAGGCGTAATATTTAAAGGGCTTCTTTCGCGCTTTAAGCCCGCTGCGGCAATAGTTCTAAGTGCCCTTATGTTTGCACTGTTTCACTTTGAAATTCATCAGTTTGTATATCAGTTTATATTAGGTATAGTTTTTGCATGTATTGTCTATTATACCGGCAGTATTGTTTATAGCATGATAGTACATTTTTTCAACAACTTTATAGTAATTATGGCGGTTTATTTTAGTCCGCTTTTGTCTAACATTGAAGAAATGCTTCCAACAGACGTATGGAGTGCGGTCGATATAGTTTTGGCCATAGGCCTTGCTCTTGTTGGTGCCGGCATTATTATTGGGCTTATAATAGCAATAAAAAAGCTGTCAAAATCAAAGAGTGTTACGGAGAGTGCTCCCGAGACGGTAAGTATATCGGACGGTACTTCTGATTTGTCAGGTGAGAAAGTGGCTGACGGTCTTGCGGAGAGTTCTGTAAAGACGGCACAGCCTGAGACTGTAAGGCAGCAGCATAATACAACAGGGTTTGTTGTGGTGATGGTTGTTGTGGGGCTGCTCTGGATTTTATTTGCGGTGGTTTGA
- a CDS encoding MBL fold metallo-hydrolase: MRTVAIASGSKGNCIYVEAGGTRLLVDLGITCSIAEGRLWACGIDPASIDGILITHEHTDHCAGVQVFAAKYGTKIYIHQSGAPYIMKKFSKIHQNQIVFFASSTFFIDDVMVGCEEVPHDSNFCLSFSLNFSGKKVSVITDVGHVKDKVLQHLYGSDVLYIEANHDEQMLLENPKYSLSLKNRIMSPKGHLSNTSCGLVLVKLIKTGVKQVVLSHLSEENNTPELAYLTVKNILLQNGINEGEHVFVDVAFQNSVGTFFEI, translated from the coding sequence ATGAGGACTGTTGCGATTGCAAGCGGGAGTAAGGGGAACTGCATTTATGTTGAGGCCGGTGGCACAAGACTGCTTGTTGACCTCGGAATAACCTGTAGTATTGCCGAAGGGCGGCTTTGGGCCTGCGGCATAGACCCTGCCAGCATAGACGGGATTTTGATAACACATGAGCATACCGACCATTGCGCCGGTGTGCAGGTTTTTGCCGCAAAATATGGCACCAAAATATATATTCATCAAAGCGGGGCGCCATATATAATGAAAAAATTTTCAAAAATCCATCAAAATCAAATTGTGTTTTTTGCAAGCAGTACCTTTTTTATAGATGATGTTATGGTCGGCTGCGAGGAAGTGCCGCATGACAGCAACTTTTGTTTGAGCTTCAGCCTGAATTTTAGCGGCAAAAAGGTAAGTGTTATTACAGATGTGGGGCATGTGAAAGACAAGGTGCTGCAGCATCTTTATGGGAGTGATGTTTTGTATATTGAAGCCAATCACGACGAGCAGATGCTGCTTGAAAACCCTAAATATTCACTGTCGCTAAAAAATAGAATAATGAGCCCGAAGGGGCACTTGTCAAATACTTCGTGCGGGCTGGTGCTTGTTAAGCTCATTAAAACGGGAGTAAAGCAGGTTGTTTTAAGCCATCTTAGCGAAGAAAACAACACGCCTGAGCTGGCGTATTTGACGGTTAAGAATATCCTTTTGCAAAACGGCATCAACGAGGGCGAGCATGTTTTTGTGGATGTAGCTTTTCAAAACAGTGTGGGGACATTTTTTGAAATATGA
- a CDS encoding DUF4234 domain-containing protein, protein MKKRNIFVMIILIIVTCGIYMIYWTCSFQNQLKQTTGKGFTGVGHFFMLIFTFGIYSIYWQYAAGKRLNQLGADDRSIIYLILCFVGLSWLNPFMMQVQANNLTGAGTQPTAA, encoded by the coding sequence GTGAAAAAGAGAAATATCTTTGTAATGATTATCCTCATTATAGTGACTTGTGGAATTTATATGATTTATTGGACCTGTTCATTCCAAAACCAGCTTAAACAGACAACGGGAAAAGGTTTTACAGGTGTCGGCCACTTCTTTATGTTGATATTTACTTTCGGCATCTACTCCATCTATTGGCAGTATGCCGCCGGAAAGAGACTGAACCAGCTCGGTGCTGACGACCGCTCAATTATTTATTTGATTTTGTGCTTCGTAGGTCTTAGCTGGCTTAACCCCTTTATGATGCAAGTTCAGGCAAACAACCTGACAGGTGCAGGCACTCAGCCCACAGCAGCATAA
- a CDS encoding glutamate--tRNA ligase, protein MDYKKLAELLYPKAKSVDFFFDIYKKRVLSTGAEVTRLAPSPTGYLHIGHASQALACKLTAKKSGGVFFVRLEDTDQKREIEGAGKIALEMLNFFELGPDEGYLGDTETGEYGPYIQSKRLEIYQAFAKHLVSLGRAFPCFCEKRDNKEDILKDREQQIEEGAIETKDPCRDLTLKQIEEKLEQNKSFALRLCSEGDGVKTFKFKDLIKGEREIVANDKDIVLIKGNGTPVYALAHVVDDTLMGTTTVIRGEEWYSSLSGHLELFKAFGFVPPKYAHTPVICKTDAGNKRKLSKRKDPEADMRYFIKSGYPKTAVIEYLLNLANSDFELWRAKNPDADYSEFLFAISKIGSNNPMFDFDKLNNISKEIISKLPAQQIYEDLLTYTKEYDTNFYDIIKNKKDYCLGLFNIDRGGVKPRKDIANLGEIKNLYSYMFKEFYNPNKIDNYDFDPKISKADIKCILLMYRQTIDMNDDKQSWFEKIKALCEPFGFAVDTKSFKQNPQNFKGSVADVSGIIRVAITGRRNTPDLYEIIKLLGKREVTERIGRVLELLKVEEGKFIDKIEIVDIHP, encoded by the coding sequence ATGGATTATAAAAAACTTGCGGAGTTGCTTTATCCCAAAGCCAAATCTGTAGATTTTTTCTTTGATATATATAAAAAAAGAGTGTTGAGTACAGGTGCCGAGGTTACAAGGCTTGCTCCCAGCCCCACCGGATATCTTCATATCGGTCACGCTTCTCAGGCACTTGCCTGCAAACTAACCGCTAAAAAATCAGGCGGAGTGTTTTTTGTGCGTCTTGAGGATACCGACCAAAAAAGAGAGATTGAGGGCGCCGGCAAAATTGCACTTGAAATGCTGAATTTTTTTGAGCTTGGCCCGGATGAAGGATATCTTGGGGACACCGAAACGGGTGAATACGGCCCTTATATTCAAAGCAAGAGGCTGGAGATTTATCAGGCATTTGCTAAGCACTTAGTAAGTCTTGGCAGGGCCTTTCCATGCTTTTGTGAAAAGAGAGATAACAAAGAGGATATTTTAAAGGATAGAGAGCAGCAGATTGAGGAGGGTGCTATTGAAACAAAAGACCCCTGCCGAGACCTGACTTTGAAACAAATTGAAGAAAAACTTGAACAAAATAAGTCGTTTGCGCTGAGGCTGTGCTCAGAGGGCGACGGGGTCAAAACCTTTAAATTTAAAGACTTGATTAAGGGCGAGCGCGAAATTGTGGCCAACGACAAGGATATTGTTCTTATTAAAGGCAACGGCACTCCTGTTTATGCGTTAGCCCACGTTGTTGATGACACACTTATGGGCACTACAACTGTCATAAGGGGTGAAGAATGGTATTCATCACTTTCCGGGCATTTGGAACTTTTTAAGGCTTTCGGCTTTGTTCCTCCCAAGTATGCTCATACGCCTGTTATTTGTAAGACAGACGCCGGCAACAAACGTAAGCTCAGCAAGCGTAAAGACCCGGAAGCTGATATGAGATATTTTATTAAATCAGGGTATCCTAAAACTGCCGTTATTGAGTATCTGCTTAATCTTGCTAATAGTGATTTTGAATTGTGGAGAGCAAAAAACCCTGATGCGGATTACAGTGAATTTCTGTTTGCAATATCAAAAATCGGTTCAAACAATCCCATGTTTGATTTTGACAAGCTGAACAATATATCAAAAGAAATTATATCAAAACTCCCCGCGCAGCAGATTTATGAAGATTTGTTGACCTACACCAAAGAGTATGACACCAATTTTTATGACATAATCAAAAACAAAAAAGATTATTGTTTAGGTTTGTTTAATATAGACCGCGGGGGAGTTAAGCCGCGTAAGGATATAGCAAATCTTGGTGAAATAAAAAATTTATATAGCTATATGTTTAAGGAATTTTATAATCCCAACAAAATAGACAACTATGATTTTGACCCCAAGATTTCAAAAGCAGATATAAAGTGTATATTGCTAATGTATAGGCAAACTATAGACATGAATGACGATAAGCAGTCGTGGTTTGAAAAAATAAAAGCGCTGTGTGAGCCCTTTGGGTTTGCTGTTGACACAAAAAGCTTCAAACAAAATCCACAAAATTTCAAGGGCAGTGTCGCTGATGTAAGCGGAATAATCAGAGTTGCTATAACCGGCAGGCGGAACACCCCAGACCTTTATGAAATCATAAAGCTTTTGGGTAAGCGTGAAGTAACCGAGCGCATAGGCCGTGTGCTGGAGCTTTTAAAGGTTGAAGAAGGTAAGTTTATTGATAAGATTGAGATTGTGGACATACATCCTTAA